One Thermus sp. CCB_US3_UF1 DNA window includes the following coding sequences:
- the hemH gene encoding ferrochelatase: MNVLLMAYGTPYTPEEIEPYYTDIRRGRRPSEELLEELEGRYAAIGKSPLNEITLAQAVRLQALLNLEAPAYPKRLLGPFGPRTPQGPARVYVGTKHWHPTLGEAVAAMHEDGVRRAVAIVAAPHYSLRSVAEYQEKVEAALKALPEPIDFVWVESYEAHPGLIAAYARRLEEAIWRLRDPKRAAYIFTAHSIPLAAVERGDPYPRQVERTAELIAKRLGLPRHHVAYQSAGRTPEPWLGPDINELLRRLREEGYEEAVVQAVGFPADHLEVYYDLDLEAQATAAEVGLRLLRARSLNADLDYIQVLKDLVEAAWLR; encoded by the coding sequence ATGAACGTCCTCTTGATGGCCTACGGCACCCCTTACACCCCGGAGGAGATCGAGCCCTACTACACGGACATCCGCCGGGGAAGGCGCCCTTCGGAGGAACTCCTGGAGGAGCTGGAAGGGCGCTACGCCGCCATCGGCAAAAGCCCCCTGAACGAGATCACCCTGGCCCAGGCCGTAAGGCTCCAGGCCCTTTTGAACCTCGAGGCCCCCGCCTACCCCAAGCGCCTCCTGGGCCCCTTCGGCCCCCGCACCCCCCAGGGGCCGGCCCGGGTCTACGTGGGCACCAAGCACTGGCACCCCACCCTGGGGGAGGCGGTGGCCGCCATGCACGAGGACGGGGTGCGGCGGGCGGTGGCCATCGTGGCCGCCCCCCACTACTCCCTGAGGAGCGTGGCCGAGTACCAGGAGAAGGTGGAGGCGGCCCTCAAGGCCCTGCCCGAGCCCATAGACTTCGTCTGGGTGGAAAGCTACGAGGCCCATCCCGGCCTGATCGCCGCCTACGCCCGCCGGCTGGAGGAGGCCATCTGGCGGCTAAGGGACCCCAAGAGGGCCGCCTACATCTTCACCGCCCACTCCATTCCCCTTGCCGCCGTGGAGCGCGGGGACCCTTACCCCCGGCAGGTGGAGAGGACCGCGGAACTCATCGCCAAGCGCCTGGGCCTGCCCCGCCACCATGTGGCCTACCAGTCCGCGGGCCGGACCCCCGAGCCCTGGCTGGGGCCAGACATAAACGAGCTCCTGCGCCGGCTGCGGGAGGAGGGGTACGAGGAAGCGGTGGTCCAGGCGGTGGGCTTCCCCGCCGACCACCTGGAGGTCTACTACGACCTGGACCTCGAGGCCCAGGCCACGGCGGCGGAGGTGGGCCTTAGGCTCCTCCGCGCCCGGAGCCTGAACGCGGATCTGGACTACATCCAGGTCCTCAAGGACCTGGTGGAGGCAGCGTGGCTCAGGTAG